A single window of Flagellimonas maritima DNA harbors:
- a CDS encoding co-chaperone GroES: protein MAKVNIKPLADRVLIEPVEAETKTASGIIIPDTAKEKPQKGKVVAVGPGTKDEAITVKVGDTVLYGKYAGTELKLDGSDYLIMRESDILAIV from the coding sequence ATGGCTAAAGTCAATATCAAACCATTAGCGGATAGAGTTCTCATAGAACCCGTTGAAGCTGAAACAAAAACAGCTTCTGGAATCATAATCCCAGATACTGCAAAAGAAAAACCCCAAAAAGGAAAAGTAGTTGCCGTTGGTCCAGGCACAAAGGATGAGGCGATAACTGTTAAAGTTGGAGACACGGTTCTTTATGGCAAGTACGCCGGCACAGAATTAAAGTTGGATGGATCAGATTACTTAATAATGCGCGAAAGTGACATTTTAGCAATTGTTTAA